The following are encoded in a window of Flavobacteriales bacterium genomic DNA:
- a CDS encoding SDR family oxidoreductase — protein MDIRLEGRHALVCGSTQGIGRAIALELARLGARVTLLARNAAVAKTVLKELPAEQGQQHDAIIADMADTDALAQVVAEKLKNEKVHILVNNTGGPPPGQAHEADAQAYLDAFRQHLIAFQTLVRAVTPGMKKARHGRIINIISTSVKQPLPNLGVSNTIRGAVANWSKTLANELGPHGITVNNVLPGATETDRLAAIVRGKAARDATSESEAAEEMMSEIPLRRFARPEEVAYAVAFLAGPSGAYINGINLPVDGGRTGNL, from the coding sequence ATGGACATCCGCTTGGAAGGCCGCCACGCCCTGGTCTGCGGCAGCACGCAAGGCATCGGCCGCGCCATCGCTTTGGAACTCGCCCGTTTGGGCGCACGCGTCACCCTCCTGGCCCGCAATGCCGCGGTGGCGAAGACGGTGCTGAAGGAACTTCCCGCCGAGCAGGGCCAGCAGCACGATGCCATCATCGCCGATATGGCGGACACCGATGCGCTCGCCCAAGTGGTGGCCGAGAAACTGAAGAACGAGAAGGTGCACATCCTGGTGAACAACACCGGCGGTCCGCCGCCCGGCCAGGCGCACGAAGCCGATGCGCAGGCCTACCTGGATGCTTTCCGCCAGCACCTGATCGCGTTCCAGACGCTGGTGCGCGCCGTGACCCCCGGCATGAAGAAGGCCCGCCACGGCCGCATCATCAACATCATCAGCACCAGTGTGAAGCAGCCGCTGCCGAACCTGGGTGTGAGCAACACCATCCGTGGCGCGGTGGCCAACTGGTCCAAGACCCTGGCCAACGAACTGGGGCCGCACGGCATCACGGTGAACAACGTGCTGCCCGGCGCCACCGAGACCGACCGCCTGGCCGCGATCGTGCGGGGCAAGGCCGCGCGCGACGCCACCAGTGAGAGCGAGGCCGCCGAGGAGATGATGAGCGAGATCCCCCTGCGGCGCTTCGCCCGCCCCGAAGAGGTGGCCTATGCGGTGGCTTTCCTGGCCGGACCGTCCGGCGCGTACATCAACGGCATCAACCTGCCGGTGGATGGCGGCCGCACTGGCAACCTGTGA
- a CDS encoding response regulator transcription factor has protein sequence MSKPIRLLLVEDDPNLGGLLADYLRAKGYDVDLRTDGEQGWLAYRKGGFDLLVLDVMMPIKDGFTLAAQIRKEDDRTPIVFLTAKSMKQDTIRGFEFGADDYITKPFSMEELLLRVGAVLRRARGVVPQTEEPDHYDIGASRFEPRKQLLRTPAGERRLTTKESELLRLLCLHRNDVMERAEALKEIWGNDSYFSGRSMDVYIAKLRKYLRDDPALQIINVHGKGFRLIDEGPQ, from the coding sequence ATGTCAAAGCCGATACGCCTGTTGCTGGTGGAAGATGACCCCAACCTGGGCGGTCTGCTGGCGGACTACCTGCGCGCCAAAGGATACGACGTGGACCTGCGCACCGATGGGGAACAGGGCTGGCTGGCCTATCGGAAGGGCGGATTCGACCTGCTGGTGCTGGACGTGATGATGCCCATCAAGGACGGCTTCACACTGGCCGCCCAGATCCGCAAGGAGGACGACCGCACCCCGATCGTCTTCCTCACCGCCAAGAGCATGAAGCAGGACACCATCCGCGGCTTCGAGTTCGGCGCGGACGACTACATCACCAAACCCTTCAGCATGGAGGAGCTGCTGCTGCGCGTTGGCGCCGTGCTCCGCCGGGCGCGTGGCGTCGTTCCACAGACCGAGGAACCCGACCATTACGATATCGGTGCCAGCCGGTTCGAGCCGCGCAAACAGCTGCTGCGGACCCCTGCGGGTGAGCGCCGCCTCACGACCAAAGAGTCGGAATTATTGCGCCTTCTGTGCCTGCACCGCAACGATGTGATGGAGCGCGCGGAAGCCCTGAAGGAGATCTGGGGGAACGACAGCTATTTCAGTGGCCGCAGCATGGACGTGTACATCGCCAAGCTGCGGAAGTACCTCCGCGACGACCCCGCTTTGCAGATCATCAATGTACATGGCAAAGGCTTCCGCCTGATCGACGAAGGGCCGCAATGA
- a CDS encoding HAMP domain-containing histidine kinase: protein MEKRRMIALFAAISLALGGLIAIQVAWLRSTIALREAQFAQGVEGALLNVSERLERIEKMEDLRRHGSGRRLLLRLDTLRRNEQGAQGGGMVMRPHPLHDRAATLAPLDRAEHEALVTDMVRGILAAEMIRDIRERIDPLLLDSLLREELDAVGVSEGVRYGVFDAEGRPAYLPPEVEVDSAALATSPHRVRLFRHDIAGAPHDLHVLIADRSGAILRGVLPMVLVSVVLIAAILLAFAWTIRTILHQKRMGDIRNDLVNNLTHELKTPISTIGLACEALADPSMPKSEEQVRNYTGMIRNEIKRLGALVENVLQSAVLDSGSMVIKRVELDLHSLIRDVTRSSGMQVERRSGTIDLDLRAEIHHLHGDRIHLTNLLYNLIDNAVKYTEQVPRIRIATRSDDVGITISVVDNGIGIPASEHEKIFDRLYRVPTGNIHNAKGFGLGLSYVRSVVRRHGGSIRVESTPGKGSTFHITLPFEHVKADTPVAGGR, encoded by the coding sequence ATGGAGAAGCGGCGGATGATCGCGCTGTTCGCGGCCATTTCGTTGGCGCTCGGCGGCCTCATCGCCATCCAGGTGGCGTGGCTGCGCAGCACCATCGCGCTGCGTGAAGCGCAATTCGCCCAGGGCGTGGAAGGCGCGCTCCTGAACGTGAGCGAAAGACTGGAGCGGATCGAGAAGATGGAGGACCTGCGCCGCCATGGCAGCGGCCGCCGTCTGCTGCTGCGGCTGGACACGCTCCGGCGCAATGAGCAGGGTGCGCAAGGCGGCGGCATGGTAATGCGGCCGCATCCCCTCCACGATCGCGCCGCGACTTTGGCCCCTTTGGATCGCGCCGAGCATGAAGCGCTCGTCACCGATATGGTGCGCGGCATACTCGCCGCGGAAATGATCCGCGACATCCGCGAACGCATCGATCCGCTGCTGCTCGATTCGCTGTTGCGCGAGGAGCTTGATGCGGTGGGCGTTTCGGAGGGCGTGCGGTACGGTGTTTTCGACGCGGAGGGCCGCCCGGCCTACCTGCCGCCCGAGGTAGAGGTCGACAGTGCGGCGCTGGCCACCTCGCCCCACCGCGTGCGGCTCTTTCGGCATGACATCGCCGGTGCGCCCCACGACCTTCATGTGCTCATCGCCGACCGGTCGGGGGCCATCCTGCGCGGGGTGCTGCCCATGGTGTTGGTCTCGGTGGTGCTCATAGCCGCCATCCTGCTCGCATTCGCCTGGACGATCCGCACCATCCTGCACCAGAAACGCATGGGCGACATCCGCAACGACCTGGTGAACAACCTCACCCACGAGCTGAAGACGCCCATCAGCACCATCGGCCTGGCTTGCGAGGCGCTCGCCGACCCCTCAATGCCCAAGAGCGAGGAACAGGTGCGCAACTACACGGGCATGATACGCAACGAGATCAAGCGGCTGGGCGCGCTGGTGGAGAACGTGCTGCAGAGCGCCGTGCTGGACAGCGGCAGCATGGTGATCAAACGCGTGGAGTTGGACCTGCACAGCCTGATCCGTGACGTGACACGCAGCAGCGGCATGCAGGTGGAGCGCCGCAGCGGCACCATCGACCTTGACCTGCGCGCGGAGATCCACCACCTGCACGGCGACCGCATCCACCTCACCAACCTGCTGTACAACCTCATCGACAACGCGGTGAAGTACACCGAACAGGTGCCGCGCATCCGCATCGCCACGCGCAGTGATGATGTGGGCATCACCATCAGTGTGGTCGATAACGGCATAGGCATACCGGCCTCCGAGCATGAGAAGATCTTCGACCGGCTCTACCGCGTGCCCACGGGCAACATCCACAACGCGAAGGGCTTCGGTCTGGGGCTGAGCTACGTGCGCAGCGTGGTGCGCCGCCATGGCGGAAGCATCCGCGTGGAGAGCACGCCGGGCAAAGGCAGTACATTCCACATCACACTTCCTTTCGAACATGTCAAAGCCGATACGCCTGTTGCTGGTGGAAGATGA
- a CDS encoding transmembrane 220 family protein yields the protein MRNLYIFLALLFAAFAALQYNDPDPLIWIPAYGVVALFFVLAARGRLPRWPPIAWAVLLGVWMLTMVPGFIEWVRMGTPTITGSMKAEEPHIELVREFLGLLVAVLALVFLIVRGRRGA from the coding sequence ATGAGAAACCTGTACATCTTTCTCGCATTGCTCTTCGCCGCATTCGCCGCGCTGCAATACAACGACCCCGATCCGCTGATATGGATCCCGGCCTATGGTGTGGTGGCGCTGTTCTTCGTGCTGGCCGCACGCGGCCGCCTGCCACGCTGGCCGCCCATCGCCTGGGCCGTGCTGCTGGGCGTATGGATGCTCACCATGGTACCGGGCTTCATCGAATGGGTCCGGATGGGCACCCCCACCATCACCGGCAGCATGAAGGCGGAGGAGCCACACATCGAGCTGGTGCGTGAATTCCTCGGCCTGCTCGTGGCCGTGCTGGCGCTGGTATTCCTGATCGTACGTGGAAGACGAGGGGCCTGA
- a CDS encoding TonB-dependent receptor: MIASRFLGLLPACLLLSIATAQEPRATLSGQVVEAVGGRPLRDAAVLLLPSDPPLGAVTDSLGRFTLKEVPVGLYTVEVRLLGHETLLVPETWLRAGKETVLRVALRPAAFELATFTVSALAREEPEPLGVRSFTVEQGLRHPAMFQDPARLVAGTPGVAAPNDQANHLSIRGNNPNTNAWLLEGAEIVSPNHTGNAGTPSDLPTLSGGGVNILSAQMLGPSRLRTGVSPTLYGNALGGLMDMELRRGNVREREWTMQAGLLGIDLSTEGPIGKDERSFHLVNYRYSTIGLLSAMGVDLGDETIAFQDLAFHAGTGIGEHGELRLFGLGGLSSNVFEAVRDTAEWEFNKDNRDITYRSRMGALGTAIMLPAGAHAALHATVVWSALAQEREETALRNDLEPWPTQYSELEDRKLSTVVRLEGAAGGRVRYTVGGSTMLREVYNLWRQEVSGWLLRPFAQARFDATEHLQVTAGVAFSHFTYNGSALLEPRAGLRWRMAKGRALGISWGVRGQMPPYHLLYTGSGASYASTRDLDLQRSEDLTIGYDHHFGERWSVRLEIYDQRLTRLPVTAGLFGIPPPFSSTVNVWDEPVLLPLASVGEARNTGVELSAQRTFMEGWYAQANGSVFQSTWQDRGVERDTRWNASWTANLLGGREWRKPKEDRVRTWGLGARLYAMGGLRYTPIVVQDPETPFPVLDGPSYSAGLASFFRTDLRVYLKKDRAGRTGQWALDLQNATNARNEAFLYFDQRKGEIVTKYQLGLIPNLSYRIEF; the protein is encoded by the coding sequence GTGATCGCATCGCGCTTCCTTGGGCTCCTTCCGGCCTGCCTGCTGCTCTCCATCGCCACCGCGCAGGAGCCCCGTGCCACTTTGAGCGGGCAGGTGGTGGAAGCCGTCGGTGGCCGCCCCCTGCGCGATGCGGCCGTGCTGCTCTTGCCCAGCGACCCGCCCTTGGGCGCCGTCACCGACAGCCTGGGCCGATTCACGCTGAAGGAAGTGCCTGTGGGCCTGTACACGGTGGAGGTGCGGTTGTTGGGCCATGAGACCCTGCTGGTGCCCGAGACCTGGTTGCGGGCCGGCAAGGAGACGGTGCTGCGCGTGGCCTTGCGTCCGGCCGCCTTCGAGTTGGCCACCTTCACGGTGAGCGCCCTCGCGCGCGAGGAGCCAGAGCCGCTGGGCGTGCGAAGCTTCACCGTGGAGCAGGGGCTGCGCCACCCGGCCATGTTCCAGGACCCCGCGCGGCTGGTGGCCGGCACCCCCGGCGTGGCGGCGCCCAACGACCAGGCCAACCACCTGAGCATTCGAGGCAACAACCCCAACACCAACGCCTGGCTGCTGGAGGGCGCTGAGATCGTCAGCCCCAACCACACCGGCAACGCGGGAACGCCCAGCGATCTACCCACATTGAGCGGCGGCGGTGTGAACATCCTCAGCGCGCAGATGCTCGGTCCATCCCGGCTGCGCACAGGGGTCTCTCCCACGCTGTACGGCAACGCGCTGGGTGGCCTGATGGACATGGAACTGCGGCGCGGCAACGTACGCGAGCGGGAATGGACCATGCAGGCCGGTCTGCTGGGGATCGACCTGAGCACCGAAGGACCGATCGGCAAGGACGAGCGCTCCTTCCACCTGGTGAACTACCGCTACTCCACCATCGGCCTGCTCAGCGCCATGGGCGTGGACCTGGGCGATGAGACGATCGCTTTCCAGGACCTGGCCTTCCACGCGGGCACGGGCATCGGCGAGCACGGCGAGTTGCGCTTGTTCGGACTGGGTGGGCTCAGCAGCAACGTGTTCGAGGCGGTACGCGACACGGCCGAATGGGAGTTCAACAAGGACAACCGCGACATCACCTACCGCTCGCGCATGGGCGCCTTGGGCACGGCGATCATGCTGCCCGCCGGTGCGCATGCCGCCCTGCATGCCACCGTGGTCTGGAGCGCATTGGCCCAGGAGCGCGAGGAGACGGCACTTCGAAACGACCTGGAACCCTGGCCCACGCAGTACAGTGAACTCGAGGACCGGAAACTCTCCACGGTGGTGCGCCTGGAAGGCGCGGCTGGTGGACGCGTTCGCTACACCGTGGGTGGCAGCACCATGCTGCGCGAGGTGTACAACCTGTGGCGGCAGGAAGTGAGCGGCTGGCTGTTGCGGCCATTCGCACAAGCGCGCTTCGACGCCACCGAGCATCTGCAGGTGACCGCCGGCGTGGCTTTCAGCCATTTCACCTACAACGGTAGCGCGCTGCTGGAGCCACGTGCGGGGCTGCGTTGGCGTATGGCCAAGGGCCGGGCGTTGGGGATCTCCTGGGGAGTGCGCGGGCAAATGCCACCTTACCATCTGTTGTACACCGGATCGGGCGCCAGTTACGCCAGCACCCGCGATCTGGACCTGCAGCGTTCGGAGGACCTGACGATCGGCTACGACCACCACTTCGGAGAGCGTTGGAGCGTGCGCCTGGAGATCTATGATCAGCGGCTTACACGCCTGCCCGTCACGGCAGGGCTTTTCGGCATACCGCCCCCGTTCTCCAGCACGGTGAATGTGTGGGACGAGCCGGTGCTGCTGCCACTGGCTTCCGTGGGCGAAGCGCGCAACACCGGGGTGGAACTTTCCGCGCAGCGGACCTTCATGGAGGGTTGGTACGCACAGGCCAATGGCAGCGTGTTCCAGAGCACCTGGCAGGACCGGGGTGTGGAGCGCGACACGCGCTGGAACGCGAGTTGGACGGCCAACCTGCTGGGTGGCCGCGAATGGCGCAAGCCAAAGGAGGACCGCGTGCGCACCTGGGGCCTGGGCGCGCGCCTCTATGCCATGGGCGGGCTGCGTTACACACCCATTGTCGTGCAAGACCCGGAAACGCCCTTCCCGGTGCTGGATGGCCCGTCGTATTCAGCGGGGCTGGCATCTTTCTTCCGCACCGACCTGCGCGTGTACTTGAAGAAGGATCGGGCGGGTCGTACGGGGCAGTGGGCGTTGGACCTGCAGAACGCCACCAACGCGCGCAACGAGGCTTTCCTTTATTTCGACCAGAGGAAGGGAGAGATCGTCACCAAGTACCAGTTGGGCTTGATACCGAACTTGAGCTACCGCATCGAATTCTGA
- the rbfA gene encoding 30S ribosome-binding factor RbfA — translation MDSVRQNKVNSLLQQELAEIFRQEARTFLPGGLITVSGVKVSPDLGIAKVYLSLFPAQDKQGTMDAIRDQGHRLRGRLGGQVGKHLRVVPDLIFILDDSLDKAEEIDQLLKG, via the coding sequence ATGGACAGCGTGCGACAGAACAAGGTGAACAGCCTGCTGCAACAAGAGCTGGCGGAGATCTTCCGGCAGGAGGCCCGCACTTTCCTGCCCGGCGGTCTCATCACCGTTTCCGGCGTGAAGGTCAGCCCCGACCTTGGGATCGCCAAGGTCTATCTCAGCCTCTTCCCCGCCCAGGACAAGCAAGGCACCATGGACGCCATCCGCGACCAGGGCCATCGGCTTCGCGGCCGGCTCGGCGGGCAGGTGGGCAAACATCTGCGCGTGGTACCCGACCTCATCTTCATCCTCGACGATTCGCTCGACAAGGCCGAGGAGATCGATCAGTTGTTGAAGGGTTGA
- a CDS encoding class I SAM-dependent methyltransferase — protein MQYDPVKRQLGVVFNRSPWLRKSFYHLLDLLLLRAWHIQRELRSWAAGRDGSGMHLYDAGAGFGQYSFWLSGLLPGARITAIDVKEEQVADCNAFFQRIGRPQVRFEVGDVTRFQQADTFDLVVCVDVMEHIVEDEAALRRYSTSLKPGGMLIISTPSDQGGSDVHGEDEHSFIEEHVRDGYNIDDLRVKCLRNGFSKVEARYSYGTPGKISWRLSMKWPLLMLNTSRLFYLILPFYYLIAYPIAFVLNMADVRMAHRTGTGLVVKAWR, from the coding sequence ATGCAGTACGATCCGGTCAAACGCCAACTGGGGGTGGTCTTCAACCGATCGCCATGGTTGCGCAAGTCGTTCTACCACCTGCTGGACCTGCTGCTGCTGCGTGCCTGGCACATCCAGCGGGAACTGCGTTCGTGGGCCGCTGGACGCGACGGATCGGGCATGCACCTCTACGATGCCGGCGCGGGCTTCGGGCAGTACAGCTTCTGGCTCAGCGGCCTGTTGCCCGGGGCGCGCATCACGGCGATCGATGTGAAGGAGGAGCAGGTGGCCGATTGCAACGCCTTCTTCCAGCGCATCGGCCGGCCACAGGTGCGGTTCGAGGTCGGTGATGTGACCAGGTTCCAGCAAGCTGACACCTTTGACCTCGTTGTGTGCGTGGATGTGATGGAGCACATCGTGGAGGACGAGGCGGCCCTGCGCCGCTACAGCACATCGCTGAAACCGGGCGGCATGCTCATCATCAGCACCCCCAGCGACCAAGGTGGTAGCGATGTGCATGGCGAGGACGAGCATTCCTTCATCGAAGAGCACGTGCGCGACGGCTACAACATCGACGACCTCCGGGTGAAGTGCCTGCGGAACGGCTTCAGCAAGGTGGAGGCACGCTACAGCTATGGCACACCGGGCAAGATCAGCTGGCGCCTGAGCATGAAGTGGCCCCTGCTGATGCTGAACACAAGCCGCCTCTTCTACCTCATCCTCCCTTTCTACTATCTCATCGCCTACCCCATCGCCTTCGTGCTGAACATGGCGGATGTGCGGATGGCGCACCGGACGGGCACAGGGCTGGTCGTCAAGGCGTGGCGGTGA